The Triticum dicoccoides isolate Atlit2015 ecotype Zavitan chromosome 6A, WEW_v2.0, whole genome shotgun sequence genome has a window encoding:
- the LOC119315085 gene encoding protein PTST, chloroplastic-like, translating into MECLTASFAARNACMEYKFVCPSKPACEKQWIPGRVLCYFTAYTNSSRRCKVATGVCPVSPVVGRRSRWRSFAASLNLENGPAPSSSTSSSSGQASEQLTSAELKSLLADKERSKLLRKLSEANQLNRFLKRQSQIKDDAIVKFRSELAVLELELQALVGLAEEIANFDVPSGSRKVNGKYIQSHLLSRLEAVHDKVMVQIKDIESLRPREVAVHWVGMAENVQIMGSFDGWSHGEAMSREYSGDYARFSATLRLRPGSYEIKFLVDGEWKLSSEYPITGEGLTQNNKLAVE; encoded by the exons ATGGAATGCTTGACTGCGAGTTTCGCCGCAAG GAATGCGTGTATGGAGTATAAATTCGTATGCCCGAGTAAGCCTGCGTGCGAGAAGCAATGGATTCCTGGAAGGGTTCTCTGCTATTTTACAGCTTACACAAACTCTAGCAGACGCTGCAAGGTTGCCACTGGGGTGTGTCCCGTCAGCCCAGTTGTTGGCAGGCGTTCACGCTGGAGATCTTTCGCAGCAAGTTTGAATTTAGAAAATGGGCCTGCACCATCGAGTTCGACATCGTCTTCATCAGGGCAGGCTAGTGAGCAGCTGACCTCAGCCGAG TTGAAATCTCTTTTGGCTGATAAAGAACGAAGTAAGCTTTTGAGAAAGCTAAGTGAAGCAAACCAGCTGAACCGGTTTCTCAAGAGACAG TCGCAAATAAAGGATGATGCAATTGTAAAGTTCAGAAGTGAACTTGCTGTTTTGGAACTTGAACTGCAG GCTTTGGTTGGCCTAGCTGAAGAGATTGCTAATTTTGATGTTCCATCAGGGTCGAGGAAGGTAAATGGAAAATATATTCAGTCTCATCTTCTCTCCAGATTAGAAG CTGTCCATGACAAGGTTATGGTACAGATAAAGGACATTGAGTCTTTAAGACCTCGAGAAGTCGCTGTCCATTGGGTTGGCATGGCTGAG AACGTGCAAATTATGGGCTCCTTTgatggctggtcacatggtgaggcAATGTCGAGGGAATATTCAGGGGATTATGCGAGATTCTCTGCGACTCTGAGGCTTAGACCTGGGAG CTACGAAATCAAGTTCTTGGTGGACGGGGAGTGGAAACTGTCATCAGAATACCCGATTACCGGCGAGGGATTGACACAGAACAATAAACTTGCCGTGGAATAG
- the LOC119315084 gene encoding protein NLP3-like isoform X2 produces the protein MVMEVEADMEQVLGGFSLQLSDGGDSDESGGRGGGFGEADGGGAVKDRIARALRLYKESSSGGGDGGEGGALVQVWAPARDGERRRVLATRGQPFVLPSRCRRLLQYRTVSLTHVFAVGGGGQGERAAWEERGLPGRVFEARAPEWTPNVQFYGTGEYARMSYALIYDIQASLALPILDPADPRRCLAVLELVFTAAPAARFAAEAHRLCKALQAVSLRGSEICHPVPPTEICNSEATQAAMSEVSGLLAAVRQAHELPLAQAWVRCKQCTSTDVDDDGQHFSLTTAGAPFHLGAHYGGFRDACAEHHLRRGQGLVGEAAAVRGPRFCADVARRSKDAYPLAHYARMHGLAGCLAVPLRLPQSAMDVGDDGQVGEECVVLEFFLPPDCRSAGEQKAMVDAVAATIRKECSGDHLEATSDLQDLSLENVLADADTAHELNDRGDYDTNDSDEEDGDQAGGVHGADQSGAEDRGPPPETKKKKIGRKAGRPVSLKELQGYFSGSLKDAARSLGVCPTTMKRICRQHGISRWPFRKISKVNRALGKIRAIESVDCSPKPTAASSSTSRRAPAPHLPWLSSALGEDTSSQGSSQDPPPLTKTTMRKSWLWRSNGAEGELVTIKANYRGDIIRFRVPCSAGVAAVKEEVAKRLGLDAGAFDIKYLDDDHEWVVLSCDADFQECLDVAPGLPASAAVAAGAGAVSPVVRLMVQEVADNHRSSCGSSD, from the exons ggcgacggcggcgaaggCGGCGCGCTGGTGCAGGTCTGGGCGCCGGCGCGGGACGGGGAGCGCCGCCGCGTGCTGGCGACCCGCGGGCAGCCCTTCGTgctcccctccaggtgccggcggctgcTCCAGTACCGGACGGTGTCGCTGACGCACGTGTTCGCCGTGGGCGGCGGCGGGCAGGGCGAGCGCGCGGCGTGGGAGGAGCGCGGGCTGCCGGGGCGGGTGTTCGAGGCGCGGGCGCCCGAGTGGACGCCCAACGTGCAGTTCTACGGCACCGGCGAGTACGCGCGCATGAGCTACGCGCTCATCTACGACATCCAGGCCAGCCTCGCCCTCCCCATCCTCGACCCCGCCGACCCCCGCCGCTGCCTCGCCGTCCTCGAGCTCGTCttcaccgccgcccccgccgcccgcttCGCCGCCGAGGCCCACAGGCTCTGCAAGGCCCTCCAG GCAGTGTCGTTGAGAGGCTCGGAGATCTGCCACCCCGTGCCACCGACCGAG ATATGCAACTCAGAGGCGACTCAGGCGGCCATGTCGGAGGTGTCGGGGCTGCTGGCCGCCGTCCGCCAAGCCCACGAGCTGCCGCTGGCGCAGGCCTGGGTCAGGTGCAAGCAGTGCACCAGCACGGACGTCGACGACGACGGCCAGCATTTCTCCCTGACGACGGCCGGCGCCCCATTCCACCTGGGCGCGCACTACGGCGGCTTCCGCGACGCCTGCGCCGAGCACCACCTGCGGCGCGGCCAGGGGCTcgtgggcgaggcggcggcggtgcgcgGGCCACGTTTCTGCGCCGACGTCGCCAGGCGGTCCAAGGACGCCTACCCGCTCGCCCACTACGCCCGCATGCACGGCCTGGCCGGGTGCCTCGCCGTGCCGCTGCGTCTGCCGCAGTCCGCCATGGACGTCGGCGACGACGGCCAGGTAGGGGAGGAATGCGTGGTGCTGGAGTTCTTCCTCCCGCCGGACTGCAGGAGCGCCGGGGAGCAGAAGGCCATGGTGGACGCCGTCGCAGCGACGATCAGGAAGGAATGCTCCGGCGATCACCTGGAGGCGACGAGCGACCTGCAAGATTTGTCCTTGGAGAACGTTCTTGCCGATGCTGACACAGCCCATGAACTGAACGATCGTGGGGACTATGATACCAATGATTCAGACGAGGAGGACGGTGATCAAGCAGGAGGCGTCCATGGCGCGGACCAAAGTGGAGCCGAGGATCGCGGACCACCAccggagacgaagaagaagaagatcggAAGGAAGGCCGGAAGACCTGTCAGCCTCAAGGAGCTGCAAGGATACTTCTCAGGGAGCCTGAAAGATGCTGCGAGGAGCCTCGGCG TGTGCCCGACGACAATGAAGCGCATCTGCAGGCAGCACGGCATATCAAGATGGCCATTCCGGAAGATCAGCAAGGTGAACCGTGCACTCGGCAAGATCAGGGCCATCGAATCGGTGGATTGCTCACCGAAGCCGACTGCTGCTTCTTCTTCCACCTCTCGCCGAGCTCCAGCCCCTCATCTGCCATGGCTGTCAAGTGCTCTAGGAGAAGACACCTCCTCCCAAGGCTCAAGCCAAGATCCTCCACCTCTCACCAAAACCACAATGCGCAAGTCTTGGCTGTGGCGCAGCAATGGCGCGGAGGGGGAGCTGGTGACCATCAAGGCGAACTACAGAGGGGACATCATCAGGTTCAGGGTGCCATGCTCCGCCGGCGTAGCAGCAGTAAAGGAGGAGGTGGCCAAGAGGCTGGGCCTAGATGCCGGCGCCTTCGACATCAAGTACCTCGACGACGACCATGAGTGGGTGGTCCTGTCCTGCGATGCCGATTTCCAGGAGTGCCTTGATGTTGCCCCGGGCCTGCCGGCGTCCGCTGCTGTGGCTGCCGGAGCCGGAGCGGTGTCTCCTGTTGTCAGGCTAATGGTGCAGGAGGTAGCCGATAACCATAGGAGCTCCTGTGGTAGCTCAGATTAG
- the LOC119315084 gene encoding protein NLP3-like isoform X1, whose product MVMEVEADMEQVLGGFSLQLSDGGDSDESGGRGGGFGEADGGGAVKDRIARALRLYKESSSGGGDGGEGGALVQVWAPARDGERRRVLATRGQPFVLPSRCRRLLQYRTVSLTHVFAVGGGGQGERAAWEERGLPGRVFEARAPEWTPNVQFYGTGEYARMSYALIYDIQASLALPILDPADPRRCLAVLELVFTAAPAARFAAEAHRLCKALQAVSLRGSEICHPVPPTEVRAATCEPWICNSEATQAAMSEVSGLLAAVRQAHELPLAQAWVRCKQCTSTDVDDDGQHFSLTTAGAPFHLGAHYGGFRDACAEHHLRRGQGLVGEAAAVRGPRFCADVARRSKDAYPLAHYARMHGLAGCLAVPLRLPQSAMDVGDDGQVGEECVVLEFFLPPDCRSAGEQKAMVDAVAATIRKECSGDHLEATSDLQDLSLENVLADADTAHELNDRGDYDTNDSDEEDGDQAGGVHGADQSGAEDRGPPPETKKKKIGRKAGRPVSLKELQGYFSGSLKDAARSLGVCPTTMKRICRQHGISRWPFRKISKVNRALGKIRAIESVDCSPKPTAASSSTSRRAPAPHLPWLSSALGEDTSSQGSSQDPPPLTKTTMRKSWLWRSNGAEGELVTIKANYRGDIIRFRVPCSAGVAAVKEEVAKRLGLDAGAFDIKYLDDDHEWVVLSCDADFQECLDVAPGLPASAAVAAGAGAVSPVVRLMVQEVADNHRSSCGSSD is encoded by the exons ggcgacggcggcgaaggCGGCGCGCTGGTGCAGGTCTGGGCGCCGGCGCGGGACGGGGAGCGCCGCCGCGTGCTGGCGACCCGCGGGCAGCCCTTCGTgctcccctccaggtgccggcggctgcTCCAGTACCGGACGGTGTCGCTGACGCACGTGTTCGCCGTGGGCGGCGGCGGGCAGGGCGAGCGCGCGGCGTGGGAGGAGCGCGGGCTGCCGGGGCGGGTGTTCGAGGCGCGGGCGCCCGAGTGGACGCCCAACGTGCAGTTCTACGGCACCGGCGAGTACGCGCGCATGAGCTACGCGCTCATCTACGACATCCAGGCCAGCCTCGCCCTCCCCATCCTCGACCCCGCCGACCCCCGCCGCTGCCTCGCCGTCCTCGAGCTCGTCttcaccgccgcccccgccgcccgcttCGCCGCCGAGGCCCACAGGCTCTGCAAGGCCCTCCAG GCAGTGTCGTTGAGAGGCTCGGAGATCTGCCACCCCGTGCCACCGACCGAGGTGCGTGCCGCGACTTGCGAACCATGG ATATGCAACTCAGAGGCGACTCAGGCGGCCATGTCGGAGGTGTCGGGGCTGCTGGCCGCCGTCCGCCAAGCCCACGAGCTGCCGCTGGCGCAGGCCTGGGTCAGGTGCAAGCAGTGCACCAGCACGGACGTCGACGACGACGGCCAGCATTTCTCCCTGACGACGGCCGGCGCCCCATTCCACCTGGGCGCGCACTACGGCGGCTTCCGCGACGCCTGCGCCGAGCACCACCTGCGGCGCGGCCAGGGGCTcgtgggcgaggcggcggcggtgcgcgGGCCACGTTTCTGCGCCGACGTCGCCAGGCGGTCCAAGGACGCCTACCCGCTCGCCCACTACGCCCGCATGCACGGCCTGGCCGGGTGCCTCGCCGTGCCGCTGCGTCTGCCGCAGTCCGCCATGGACGTCGGCGACGACGGCCAGGTAGGGGAGGAATGCGTGGTGCTGGAGTTCTTCCTCCCGCCGGACTGCAGGAGCGCCGGGGAGCAGAAGGCCATGGTGGACGCCGTCGCAGCGACGATCAGGAAGGAATGCTCCGGCGATCACCTGGAGGCGACGAGCGACCTGCAAGATTTGTCCTTGGAGAACGTTCTTGCCGATGCTGACACAGCCCATGAACTGAACGATCGTGGGGACTATGATACCAATGATTCAGACGAGGAGGACGGTGATCAAGCAGGAGGCGTCCATGGCGCGGACCAAAGTGGAGCCGAGGATCGCGGACCACCAccggagacgaagaagaagaagatcggAAGGAAGGCCGGAAGACCTGTCAGCCTCAAGGAGCTGCAAGGATACTTCTCAGGGAGCCTGAAAGATGCTGCGAGGAGCCTCGGCG TGTGCCCGACGACAATGAAGCGCATCTGCAGGCAGCACGGCATATCAAGATGGCCATTCCGGAAGATCAGCAAGGTGAACCGTGCACTCGGCAAGATCAGGGCCATCGAATCGGTGGATTGCTCACCGAAGCCGACTGCTGCTTCTTCTTCCACCTCTCGCCGAGCTCCAGCCCCTCATCTGCCATGGCTGTCAAGTGCTCTAGGAGAAGACACCTCCTCCCAAGGCTCAAGCCAAGATCCTCCACCTCTCACCAAAACCACAATGCGCAAGTCTTGGCTGTGGCGCAGCAATGGCGCGGAGGGGGAGCTGGTGACCATCAAGGCGAACTACAGAGGGGACATCATCAGGTTCAGGGTGCCATGCTCCGCCGGCGTAGCAGCAGTAAAGGAGGAGGTGGCCAAGAGGCTGGGCCTAGATGCCGGCGCCTTCGACATCAAGTACCTCGACGACGACCATGAGTGGGTGGTCCTGTCCTGCGATGCCGATTTCCAGGAGTGCCTTGATGTTGCCCCGGGCCTGCCGGCGTCCGCTGCTGTGGCTGCCGGAGCCGGAGCGGTGTCTCCTGTTGTCAGGCTAATGGTGCAGGAGGTAGCCGATAACCATAGGAGCTCCTGTGGTAGCTCAGATTAG